A section of the Candidatus Nezhaarchaeota archaeon genome encodes:
- a CDS encoding 50S ribosomal protein L34e — MPRPALKTRSRRRVYVKLPGGGLRLHFKPEKPGPARCAWCGSMLGGVPRLLPHELKKFPRSSRRPTRPYGGHLCHSCLRLGLQRAILEAKG; from the coding sequence CTGCCTAGGCCTGCTCTTAAGACTAGGTCGAGGAGAAGGGTCTACGTCAAGCTCCCTGGAGGTGGGCTAAGGCTTCACTTTAAGCCTGAGAAGCCCGGCCCTGCTAGGTGTGCTTGGTGCGGCTCAATGCTCGGTGGCGTGCCCCGCCTACTACCTCACGAGCTTAAGAAGTTTCCGAGGAGCTCTAGGAGACCCACTAGGCCTTATGGAGGCCACCTCTGTCACTCTTGCCTAAGGCTAGGGCTTCAGAGAGCTATCCTGGAGGCCAAAGGGTGA
- a CDS encoding AAA family ATPase, producing MPKARASESYPGGQRVRGPVIAVSGLPGAGKSTLAKALAKELELRYLSTGSLFRSLSKSRGVGLVEAHFLAERDTSLDLEVDSRAYEAALEGGVVVDGHLSGWLLSRVADLKIFLTAPLEVRAARVAERDGLSLKEAMEQLVKREESNRKRYLKLYGIDISDLSCFDIVLNTAKWSKEELASLLVALARAALNLKP from the coding sequence TTGCCTAAGGCTAGGGCTTCAGAGAGCTATCCTGGAGGCCAAAGGGTGAGGGGCCCCGTCATAGCCGTCAGTGGCTTACCTGGGGCTGGCAAGTCCACGCTGGCTAAGGCCCTAGCTAAGGAGCTTGAGCTACGCTACTTATCTACTGGATCCCTCTTTAGATCCCTATCTAAGTCTAGGGGGGTGGGTTTGGTTGAAGCCCACTTCCTAGCTGAGCGAGATACCTCTCTGGACCTTGAGGTGGACTCCAGAGCTTATGAAGCGGCTCTTGAGGGAGGGGTGGTGGTTGATGGCCACCTCTCAGGCTGGCTTCTAAGTCGAGTGGCTGACCTCAAGATCTTTCTCACAGCTCCGTTAGAGGTCAGGGCGGCTAGAGTAGCTGAGCGCGATGGTCTCTCTCTCAAGGAGGCCATGGAGCAGCTGGTTAAGAGAGAGGAGAGCAATCGTAAGAGGTACCTTAAGCTCTATGGCATAGACATCAGCGACCTATCTTGCTTCGACATAGTTCTAAACACGGCTAAGTGGAGTAAGGAGGAGCTTGCCTCGCTCCTCGTCGCCCTAGCTAGGGCAGCCCTCAACTTAAAGCCGTAA
- a CDS encoding 50S ribosomal protein L14e, producing MPAIEVGRVCVKTTGREAGLKCVIVDLLDENFVLITGPKEVSGVKRRRVNIKHLMPLEVLINIPRGASDGEVERALEREGVLDLMRAKVKPMKAGAMKKASSS from the coding sequence TTGCCAGCGATAGAAGTGGGTAGAGTTTGCGTAAAGACCACTGGGCGCGAAGCTGGATTGAAGTGCGTCATAGTGGACTTGCTTGATGAGAACTTCGTACTGATCACAGGCCCTAAGGAGGTCTCTGGGGTTAAGCGTAGGAGGGTTAACATTAAGCACCTCATGCCCCTTGAAGTGTTAATTAATATCCCGCGCGGGGCATCTGACGGAGAGGTCGAGAGGGCCTTAGAGAGGGAGGGCGTATTAGACTTAATGAGGGCTAAGGTCAAGCCTATGAAGGCTGGAGCCATGAAGAAGGCCAGCTCATCGTAA
- a CDS encoding tautomerase family protein, which produces MPIVHVYVWAGFSSEAKKRTIVGVTRVFAEMGIPAEAVEVVIHEVPKESWGIGGEPASEKLRHVKPP; this is translated from the coding sequence ATGCCCATCGTCCACGTGTACGTCTGGGCTGGATTTTCGAGCGAGGCTAAGAAGAGAACAATAGTAGGGGTGACTAGGGTTTTTGCTGAAATGGGCATACCTGCAGAGGCTGTCGAGGTCGTCATCCATGAGGTCCCAAAGGAGAGTTGGGGTATAGGTGGGGAGCCGGCGAGTGAGAAGCTTAGGCACGTTAAGCCTCCATGA